A DNA window from Guyparkeria halophila contains the following coding sequences:
- a CDS encoding cob(I)yrinic acid a,c-diamide adenosyltransferase: protein MARSDNERNRLSRVVTRTGDRGETGLADGRRLAKDALTIELLGELDELNARLGSLSVSLTAEPDGLGFVREQQQAVFDLGGFVAMGDMAAASQLPSLERLDAWIEAGNRDLPPLKEFILPGGTEAMARAHLVRTATRRAERLAWSWCQEGNQEGNQEGDQADERRALAAYLNRLSDAWFVFARLLDRDGQYTVYWRGTDVSG from the coding sequence ATGGCGAGATCGGACAACGAGCGCAATCGACTCTCGCGGGTAGTGACCCGCACGGGCGACCGCGGCGAGACCGGGCTGGCCGACGGGCGGCGTCTGGCCAAGGATGCGCTCACGATCGAACTGCTGGGCGAGCTCGACGAGCTCAATGCCCGCCTGGGAAGCCTGAGCGTTTCGCTGACGGCCGAGCCCGACGGGCTGGGATTCGTCCGCGAGCAGCAGCAGGCGGTCTTCGATCTGGGCGGGTTCGTCGCGATGGGGGACATGGCCGCGGCGAGCCAGTTGCCGTCACTCGAGCGCCTGGACGCCTGGATCGAGGCCGGCAATCGCGACCTGCCGCCGCTCAAGGAATTCATCCTGCCGGGCGGTACCGAGGCCATGGCGCGCGCACACCTGGTAAGGACCGCGACCCGTCGTGCCGAACGGCTGGCCTGGTCCTGGTGCCAAGAAGGTAACCAGGAGGGTAACCAGGAAGGTGATCAGGCCGACGAACGCCGCGCACTGGCCGCCTACCTGAACCGGCTGTCAGATGCCTGGTTCGTGTTCGCCCGGCTGCTCGATCGCGACGGCCAGTACACGGTCTATTGGCGCGGTACGGACGTCTCGGGTTGA
- a CDS encoding ArnT family glycosyltransferase, whose amino-acid sequence MSGNGVWNRVFEWGWLPLFLLVVSVALLTRPLMPVDETRYLGVAWEMWQSGSWIVPLLNGEPYSHKPPLLFWLIHVGWALFGVNEITPRLVGPAFALGSLLLIRAVARRLFPARPIIAGLAPWILAGTIYWLGFATMTMFDQLVVFFVLLGIFGLLELGQGRRRGWLWLFLGTALGVLAKGPFALIYLVPLTVAAPWWAGMRPSWRWFVQAGAVGFLGSCVALGWALWAAQLGGPAYAEAILWGQMAGRAVDAFDHAQPIYYYLWVLPLLFLPWTLLLPGLLRRAWKEWAAGQSVWPDPRFGRLMLAWVLVPFGLLSLASGKLPHYLLPMIPALSLATAALLAGPVESPQALRSRAAAVFWFAMGVVLIVLPWSTGHGLIDMLPGWVSAVGVALLLGGAWLWLARRGPRQVVAVALATGVGMVLLHLALLPLRPAFDFKSFATRVGELQHDGHPIAFVGKYRDEYNFYGRLRQPIVELGSEVAVTGFCAGSPDGIVVRRLRGAVPIEALVSTPFRSKHDVALPCSALAPAKQAP is encoded by the coding sequence ATGTCGGGGAATGGCGTCTGGAATCGCGTTTTCGAATGGGGCTGGTTGCCACTGTTCCTGCTGGTAGTGAGCGTCGCGCTGCTGACGCGACCGCTGATGCCGGTCGACGAGACGCGCTACCTCGGCGTCGCCTGGGAGATGTGGCAGTCGGGCTCGTGGATCGTGCCGTTGCTCAACGGCGAGCCCTACAGTCACAAGCCGCCGCTGTTGTTCTGGCTGATCCACGTGGGTTGGGCGCTGTTCGGCGTCAACGAGATCACGCCGCGGCTGGTTGGCCCGGCCTTCGCCCTGGGCAGCCTGTTGCTGATCCGCGCGGTTGCGCGTCGGTTGTTCCCGGCTCGGCCGATCATTGCCGGCCTGGCGCCCTGGATTCTCGCCGGGACGATCTACTGGCTGGGTTTCGCCACCATGACGATGTTCGACCAGCTGGTGGTGTTCTTCGTCCTGCTCGGCATTTTCGGCCTGCTTGAACTGGGACAGGGGCGCCGTCGCGGCTGGTTGTGGTTGTTTCTGGGCACGGCCCTGGGCGTGCTTGCCAAGGGGCCGTTTGCCCTGATCTACCTGGTGCCACTGACGGTCGCTGCTCCGTGGTGGGCCGGCATGCGGCCATCCTGGCGCTGGTTCGTCCAGGCCGGCGCGGTCGGGTTTCTCGGCTCCTGCGTGGCGCTCGGTTGGGCGCTCTGGGCGGCGCAACTGGGTGGGCCCGCCTACGCCGAGGCCATCCTCTGGGGGCAGATGGCCGGGCGGGCGGTGGACGCCTTCGACCATGCCCAGCCCATCTACTACTACCTGTGGGTGCTGCCGCTGCTGTTTCTGCCGTGGACACTGCTCCTGCCCGGGCTGCTGCGGCGGGCGTGGAAGGAGTGGGCGGCGGGGCAATCGGTCTGGCCCGACCCGCGGTTTGGCCGACTGATGCTGGCCTGGGTACTGGTGCCGTTCGGTCTGTTGTCGCTCGCCTCGGGCAAGTTGCCGCACTATCTGCTGCCGATGATCCCGGCGCTGTCACTCGCCACGGCCGCCTTGCTCGCCGGCCCGGTCGAATCGCCGCAGGCCTTGCGCAGCCGGGCGGCGGCCGTCTTCTGGTTCGCGATGGGGGTGGTGCTGATCGTGCTGCCCTGGTCGACGGGTCACGGGCTGATCGACATGCTGCCGGGCTGGGTGAGTGCCGTGGGCGTGGCGTTGCTCTTGGGTGGCGCCTGGCTGTGGCTCGCTCGACGTGGACCGCGGCAGGTGGTGGCGGTGGCGCTGGCCACCGGTGTCGGGATGGTCCTGCTTCACCTGGCGTTACTGCCCTTGCGTCCGGCCTTCGACTTCAAGTCGTTCGCGACGCGGGTCGGCGAGCTGCAGCACGACGGTCATCCGATCGCGTTTGTGGGCAAGTATCGCGACGAATACAACTTTTACGGTCGGCTGCGGCAACCTATCGTCGAGCTGGGCAGCGAGGTGGCCGTGACGGGTTTCTGCGCCGGCTCGCCCGACGGTATCGTGGTGCGACGCCTGCGGGGGGCGGTGCCGATCGAGGCGCTGGTCTCGACCCCGTTTCGCAGCAAGCATGACGTGGCCCTGCCGTGTTCGGCTCTCGCGCCTGCGAAACAAGCCCCTTAA
- the gltX gene encoding glutamate--tRNA ligase, which produces MTVRTRFAPSPTGYLHIGGARTALFSYLFARRHGGEFVLRVEDTDRERSNPESVNAILEGMTWLGLDYDEGPFYQTERMDRYREVIDRLLAEDKAYYCYATREELDALREAQMKRGEKPRYDRRYRDFTGTPPEGIKPVVRFKNPLDGLVVVEDAIRGRVTFRNDELDDLIIARGDGTPTYNLTVVVDDMDMQITHVVRGDDHLNNTPRQINLYRALGVEPPSFAHLPMIHGPDGAKLSKRHGAVSVVQYRNDGFLPEALLNYLVRLGWSHGDEEIFSRAELVQLFDLVDVNHSASSINPEKLRWLNQHYMRELPVADVAAELRWHLGHLGIDPDEDGPKPAAIVPAYVDRVHTLVEMAEEAQPFYQDVVEPDPKAMEKLDASAAMVVDALIVALEDESVWESSETLESTVKGVAKTLDLKLGKVGPVLRLALLGHTSSPSFGVILELMGRVRSHQRLNAFRDRIGA; this is translated from the coding sequence ATGACCGTTCGCACCCGTTTCGCCCCGTCGCCCACCGGCTACCTGCACATCGGCGGCGCCCGTACGGCCCTGTTCAGTTACCTGTTCGCTCGCCGTCACGGCGGCGAGTTCGTGCTGCGCGTGGAAGACACCGACCGCGAACGGTCCAATCCCGAATCGGTCAACGCCATCCTCGAGGGCATGACCTGGCTGGGGCTGGACTACGACGAGGGGCCGTTCTACCAGACCGAACGGATGGATCGGTACCGCGAGGTGATCGATCGGTTGCTGGCCGAGGACAAGGCCTATTACTGCTACGCCACCCGCGAGGAGCTCGACGCGCTGCGCGAGGCACAGATGAAGCGTGGCGAGAAGCCGCGCTACGACCGCCGCTATCGCGATTTCACCGGCACGCCGCCGGAGGGCATCAAGCCGGTGGTGCGTTTCAAGAACCCGCTGGATGGACTGGTGGTGGTCGAGGACGCGATCCGCGGTCGCGTGACCTTCCGCAACGACGAGCTCGACGACCTGATCATCGCGCGCGGCGACGGCACGCCCACCTACAACCTCACCGTCGTGGTCGACGACATGGACATGCAGATCACGCATGTCGTGCGTGGTGACGATCATCTCAACAACACGCCGCGCCAGATCAATCTCTATCGCGCGCTGGGTGTCGAGCCCCCGTCGTTCGCGCACCTGCCGATGATCCACGGCCCGGACGGGGCGAAGCTCTCCAAGCGCCACGGCGCGGTCAGCGTCGTGCAGTACCGCAATGATGGCTTCCTCCCCGAGGCGCTGCTCAACTACCTGGTCCGGCTGGGCTGGTCGCATGGCGACGAGGAGATCTTCTCGCGGGCCGAGCTGGTCCAGTTGTTCGATCTGGTCGACGTCAATCACTCGGCCTCGAGTATCAACCCGGAAAAGCTGCGCTGGCTCAATCAGCACTACATGCGCGAGCTGCCGGTAGCCGACGTGGCCGCCGAACTGCGCTGGCATCTGGGTCATCTGGGTATCGACCCGGACGAGGATGGTCCGAAACCGGCGGCGATCGTGCCGGCCTACGTGGATCGCGTACACACGCTGGTCGAGATGGCCGAAGAGGCCCAGCCGTTCTACCAGGATGTCGTCGAGCCCGACCCCAAGGCGATGGAAAAGCTCGATGCCTCGGCGGCGATGGTGGTCGATGCGCTGATCGTCGCGCTGGAGGACGAGTCGGTCTGGGAGAGCAGCGAGACGCTCGAATCGACGGTCAAGGGGGTAGCCAAGACGCTCGACCTCAAGCTCGGCAAGGTCGGTCCGGTGTTGCGCCTGGCCCTGCTGGGGCATACCTCGTCACCGAGCTTCGGCGTGATTCTGGAGTTGATGGGCCGCGTGCGCAGCCATCAGCGGCTCAACGCCTTCCGGGACCGGATCGGCGCCTGA
- a CDS encoding PAS domain-containing protein, which produces MKFGAMRPALPITVAYLLLASLWIWVTQWLLGRLGGAHWEISTAGLVFGEIFVLVTGAVLYVLVDRLTAARQGGVDFGPGRPRARQGWLVAMLVALVLIAVMQIFIAAVAARQYAPLLLDKAQREVANLAAIRAIELDNWIDERDQQVDAVAQRHDWLKGWVARLDEGETDGFPDDLRRGSLVSRFRSITLLDPDRTPQLQTGATNVVPPDMRHFDQAAVTGEVHTVTRFTRGRGGADLFWILPVYDDRTAVSRGPWYLMFWTRLNTESLLSDAEDDGLQVRAGEGLRTLLINAPADPATGSSFWPMLVLDPRDESSTVSETPAAIVDRLRVGLSEAGVSSDAGGDGGDDTGGDTGGDTGEGVTRIEGADRVYATVALDRLSSRLLVLQDRRKVLAPVDQLEKWLSLTAMLSTLGLFAALLFLWRYLRGRYGARSAHIVRERDFWHHAWLDMPALGLIEVDPRRFQVIVANRQAADWFGRARETLVGAPLFELFQPTDPGSPLAGDPETALPAYFARGAVDRVALEGRVPGQGAVGPMWLELRVLRDGEGQPQRMIGMLRPARATDDSALRAQIDHLTARCAVLPATEREVLGAALAEQRTSPFLDVRTISLATAEIHDRAALIAYLEANLPEGLRHHQALLRPLADELGRALVSGEGRWVHSDAGDPGDPGDPGERGEVVGAGNAAIINAVGHSVVMLPEPVGEAGVVAVRLYISQDRWEITPGLFKAIERLHQVCTAID; this is translated from the coding sequence ATGAAATTCGGGGCCATGCGACCGGCGTTGCCGATCACGGTCGCATACCTGCTGCTCGCCTCCCTGTGGATCTGGGTTACCCAATGGCTCCTCGGGCGGCTGGGCGGGGCCCATTGGGAGATCTCCACGGCGGGGCTGGTCTTCGGCGAGATCTTCGTGCTGGTGACCGGCGCGGTGCTCTACGTACTGGTCGACCGCCTGACCGCGGCCCGCCAGGGCGGTGTCGATTTCGGGCCGGGCCGGCCGCGCGCCCGTCAGGGCTGGCTGGTTGCCATGCTGGTTGCGCTGGTGCTGATCGCGGTGATGCAGATCTTCATTGCCGCGGTGGCGGCCCGGCAGTACGCGCCCCTGCTGCTGGACAAGGCCCAGCGGGAAGTCGCCAATCTGGCGGCCATTCGCGCCATCGAACTGGATAACTGGATCGACGAGCGCGACCAGCAGGTCGATGCCGTGGCGCAGCGTCACGACTGGCTCAAGGGGTGGGTCGCCCGCCTCGACGAGGGCGAGACCGATGGCTTCCCGGATGACCTGCGGCGGGGAAGCCTGGTCAGCCGGTTCCGCTCGATCACCCTCCTGGATCCGGATCGCACCCCGCAACTGCAGACGGGGGCCACCAACGTCGTGCCACCGGACATGCGCCATTTCGACCAGGCGGCGGTCACGGGCGAAGTCCACACCGTGACGCGATTCACCCGTGGCCGGGGTGGTGCCGACCTGTTCTGGATACTCCCGGTCTACGACGACCGCACGGCCGTCAGTCGCGGGCCGTGGTATCTGATGTTCTGGACCCGACTCAACACCGAGAGCCTGTTGTCGGACGCCGAGGATGACGGGTTGCAGGTGCGTGCCGGCGAGGGCCTGCGGACCCTGCTGATCAACGCCCCGGCCGACCCCGCCACCGGCTCGAGTTTCTGGCCCATGCTGGTGCTCGATCCCAGGGACGAGTCCTCGACGGTCAGCGAGACACCGGCGGCGATCGTCGACCGCCTCAGGGTCGGCCTGTCGGAAGCGGGTGTGTCCTCGGATGCCGGGGGCGATGGTGGGGACGATACCGGGGGCGATACCGGGGGCGATACCGGGGAGGGCGTGACCCGGATCGAGGGCGCCGATCGTGTCTACGCGACCGTCGCCCTCGATCGTCTTTCCTCCCGTCTGCTCGTGTTGCAGGACCGTCGCAAGGTGCTCGCGCCGGTCGATCAGCTGGAAAAATGGCTGAGCCTGACGGCCATGCTGTCGACGCTCGGCCTGTTTGCCGCGCTGCTGTTCCTGTGGCGCTATCTGCGCGGGCGCTACGGCGCCCGGAGCGCGCACATCGTGCGCGAGCGTGACTTCTGGCACCACGCCTGGTTGGACATGCCGGCGCTAGGCCTGATCGAAGTCGATCCCCGCCGATTCCAGGTAATCGTCGCCAATCGGCAGGCCGCCGATTGGTTCGGTCGCGCCCGCGAGACCCTGGTGGGTGCACCGCTGTTCGAGCTGTTCCAACCCACCGACCCCGGCTCGCCGCTGGCCGGCGACCCGGAGACCGCCCTGCCGGCGTATTTCGCCCGTGGCGCGGTCGATCGGGTTGCCCTCGAAGGTCGGGTGCCGGGACAGGGGGCGGTGGGGCCGATGTGGCTGGAGTTGCGTGTGCTGCGTGACGGCGAGGGGCAGCCGCAGCGGATGATCGGCATGTTGCGCCCGGCACGGGCGACCGATGACTCCGCGCTGCGGGCGCAGATCGATCACCTGACGGCCCGTTGCGCGGTCCTGCCCGCTACCGAGCGCGAGGTGCTGGGAGCGGCGCTGGCCGAGCAGCGAACCAGTCCGTTCCTCGATGTCCGCACGATTTCCCTGGCAACCGCCGAGATCCATGATCGCGCCGCGCTGATCGCCTACCTGGAGGCCAACCTCCCCGAGGGCCTGCGCCATCACCAGGCGTTGCTGCGCCCGCTGGCCGACGAACTGGGTCGGGCCCTGGTCAGTGGCGAGGGGCGCTGGGTGCACAGTGACGCCGGCGATCCCGGTGATCCCGGTGATCCCGGTGAGCGCGGCGAGGTCGTCGGTGCCGGCAATGCCGCGATCATCAACGCCGTCGGGCACAGCGTGGTGATGCTGCCCGAACCGGTCGGCGAGGCGGGCGTGGTCGCCGTGCGTCTCTACATCAGCCAGGACCGGTGGGAGATTACGCCCGGCCTGTTCAAGGCGATCGAGCGACTCCACCAGGTCTGCACGGCGATCGACTGA
- a CDS encoding YqcC family protein: MEHVRPSTDMMLRQLDQIAHELQQAGLWSDQRPSEQALASPNPFCFDTLAFEEWLQWVFLPQMAELLDRFGTPPENCSMAPLAEHQFAELEEDTDRLLAAIAEFDNLAWHFFNAR; this comes from the coding sequence ATGGAACACGTTCGCCCCAGCACCGATATGATGCTGCGCCAACTTGACCAGATTGCCCACGAGCTGCAACAGGCCGGGCTCTGGTCGGATCAGCGACCCAGCGAACAGGCGCTGGCCAGTCCCAACCCGTTCTGCTTTGACACCCTGGCGTTCGAGGAGTGGCTGCAGTGGGTGTTCCTGCCGCAGATGGCCGAGCTGCTGGACCGATTCGGTACGCCACCGGAAAACTGCTCGATGGCGCCGCTGGCCGAGCACCAGTTCGCCGAACTCGAGGAAGACACCGACCGCCTGCTGGCGGCGATCGCCGAGTTCGACAACCTGGCCTGGCATTTCTTCAACGCCCGCTGA
- the thiD gene encoding bifunctional hydroxymethylpyrimidine kinase/phosphomethylpyrimidine kinase, with translation METTPTLTDAPEVPVVLAIAGHDPSGGAGIHADIEAIVSQGVHPATAITALTVQDTVNVHGFVASDPKLVIDQSLAVLKDMPVGAIKIGMLGTVELVEAVASVLARYPDIPVVLDPVLVAGGGGSLAENAVAAAIVEHLFPRATIVTPNAHEARVLAPDASTLDQRGQMLSALGAEYVLLKGGDEPGEKVENWLYGVEPPRRFVYERLAGQFHGSGCTLSSAIAGLIAQGSDPVNAVHEGLEYTHQTLMHAAAIGRGQLIPHRLFWADDEGGVDMNDEPPGSSRVH, from the coding sequence ATGGAAACCACACCGACGCTTACCGATGCCCCCGAAGTCCCCGTTGTCCTGGCCATTGCCGGACATGACCCCAGTGGCGGGGCCGGCATCCATGCCGACATCGAGGCGATTGTCAGCCAGGGCGTGCATCCGGCCACGGCAATCACCGCGCTGACCGTGCAGGACACGGTCAACGTGCACGGTTTCGTTGCCAGCGATCCGAAACTGGTGATCGACCAGTCCCTGGCGGTGCTCAAGGACATGCCGGTCGGCGCGATCAAGATCGGCATGCTCGGCACCGTCGAACTGGTCGAGGCGGTCGCCTCGGTGTTGGCGCGCTACCCGGACATTCCGGTGGTGCTCGACCCGGTGCTGGTCGCCGGCGGCGGCGGATCGCTCGCCGAGAATGCCGTTGCCGCGGCGATCGTCGAGCACCTGTTCCCGCGAGCGACCATCGTGACGCCCAATGCCCACGAGGCCCGTGTGCTGGCGCCGGATGCGAGCACCCTCGATCAGCGCGGTCAGATGCTCTCGGCGCTGGGGGCGGAATATGTCCTGCTCAAGGGCGGTGACGAGCCGGGCGAGAAAGTGGAGAACTGGCTCTATGGCGTCGAGCCGCCACGGCGCTTTGTCTACGAGCGACTGGCCGGCCAGTTCCATGGCTCGGGCTGCACCCTGTCCTCGGCGATTGCCGGTCTGATCGCCCAGGGCAGTGACCCGGTCAATGCCGTCCATGAAGGGCTTGAATACACCCACCAGACCCTGATGCACGCCGCGGCCATCGGTCGCGGCCAGCTGATCCCCCACCGGCTGTTCTGGGCCGATGATGAGGGTGGGGTTGACATGAACGACGAACCACCCGGCTCATCGCGGGTGCACTGA
- a CDS encoding O-succinylhomoserine sulfhydrylase has protein sequence MTDSHRPDPDWSLATQAIRVGHHPTPEREHGEPIFTTSSFTFESAEQAAARFAGDEPGNIYARFTNPTTRIFEERLAAMEGGEDCVATASGMAAILTTFMALCEAGDEVVIARQVFGTTKVLFDKYLAKFGLVVHWVDLTDWSQWEAAINARTRLLFIETPSNPLTEVADIRQLADLAHAHDAALVVDNCFCTPALQRPLSLGADIVIHSATKFLDGQGRAVGGAVVGDAERVGKEVRGFLRTCGPTMAPFNAWIFAKGLETLNLRMEAHSRHAREVADWLVAHERVAKVHFPGLADHPQAAIIAAQQTGPGAIVSFVVEGGREAAWQVINRTRMLSITANLGDTKTTITHPASTTHGRLSPEARAEAGIDEGMVRLSVGLEDPQDIIADLARGLGEAVD, from the coding sequence ATGACCGATTCGCACCGCCCCGATCCCGACTGGTCGCTCGCGACCCAGGCCATCCGCGTCGGTCACCATCCGACACCGGAGCGCGAGCACGGCGAGCCGATCTTCACCACGTCGAGTTTTACCTTCGAGTCGGCCGAGCAGGCCGCCGCGCGCTTCGCCGGCGACGAACCGGGCAATATCTACGCCCGCTTTACCAACCCCACCACGCGCATTTTCGAGGAACGCCTGGCAGCGATGGAGGGCGGTGAGGACTGTGTCGCCACCGCCTCGGGCATGGCCGCGATCCTGACCACCTTCATGGCGCTGTGCGAGGCCGGTGACGAGGTGGTGATCGCGCGCCAGGTCTTCGGCACCACCAAGGTGCTGTTCGACAAGTACCTGGCCAAGTTCGGCCTAGTGGTGCACTGGGTGGACCTGACCGACTGGTCGCAGTGGGAGGCCGCCATCAACGCGCGCACGCGCCTGCTGTTCATCGAGACGCCGTCGAATCCGCTGACCGAGGTCGCCGACATCCGCCAACTGGCGGACCTGGCCCATGCCCATGATGCGGCGCTGGTGGTGGACAACTGTTTCTGCACCCCCGCGTTGCAGCGGCCCTTGAGCCTCGGGGCGGACATCGTGATCCACTCGGCGACCAAGTTCCTCGACGGCCAGGGTCGCGCCGTCGGCGGGGCCGTGGTGGGGGATGCCGAGCGGGTCGGCAAGGAAGTGCGCGGCTTTCTGCGCACCTGCGGGCCGACCATGGCACCGTTCAATGCCTGGATCTTCGCCAAGGGACTGGAGACCCTGAACCTGCGCATGGAGGCCCACAGTCGCCACGCCCGCGAGGTGGCCGATTGGCTGGTGGCCCACGAGCGGGTCGCCAAGGTCCATTTCCCGGGGCTTGCCGACCACCCGCAGGCGGCCATCATCGCCGCGCAGCAGACCGGCCCGGGCGCGATCGTCTCGTTCGTGGTCGAGGGCGGGCGCGAGGCGGCGTGGCAGGTGATCAACCGCACGCGGATGCTCTCGATCACCGCCAATCTCGGCGATACCAAGACCACCATCACCCACCCGGCCAGCACCACCCATGGCCGACTGTCGCCGGAGGCGCGCGCCGAGGCGGGCATCGACGAGGGGATGGTGCGGTTGTCGGTCGGTCTCGAGGACCCACAGGACATCATTGCCGACCTGGCCCGTGGGCTGGGCGAAGCCGTCGATTGA
- a CDS encoding YihY/virulence factor BrkB family protein: MIPFTPRQWLNSAKRWIWHHRPTSRVGRTAQRLTRAILSVLSSASRGDLQLNAMSLSYTTLLSMVPLLAVAFSVLKAFGSASVIEPFLLSVMAPLGEAADELTLRLLDFVDNIRVGVLGAVGIALLFFTVIALMQKIERVFNHIWNVHQLRSMSARFANYLSVLMVGPVLVIAAGSLTATLLAAPGVREFADLSVLATLLKWLGYLVPLAIWTGAFAFLYLFIPNTRVRPGSALVGGLVAAILWNLLGLLFGGLVAGSTSYTAVYSAFASLVLFLIWLQIAWMIVLVGAGISYAWQHSDRLTLGKPAPVHPGTRLAAAIVLLDEIEGRFEAGKLPPDRDQLAERVEHYRELAPVWIDPLLEKLVEADLLRITEPADTTCFLPARPGERITLAAVEQAIEGSAPHFPGPLVKAIPALARFAEHRRQWEEDMGETTLGATQPASDRADDSTQPETSVPRQ; the protein is encoded by the coding sequence ATGATCCCCTTCACGCCCCGCCAATGGCTCAACTCGGCCAAACGCTGGATCTGGCATCACCGACCGACCAGCCGCGTCGGCCGGACCGCGCAGCGCCTGACCCGCGCCATATTGAGCGTGCTGTCCTCGGCGTCGCGCGGGGACCTGCAGCTCAACGCGATGAGCCTGTCCTACACCACGCTGCTGTCGATGGTGCCACTGTTGGCGGTGGCGTTCTCGGTGCTCAAGGCCTTCGGCTCGGCCTCGGTGATCGAGCCGTTCCTGCTCTCGGTGATGGCGCCGCTGGGCGAGGCCGCGGACGAACTGACGCTGCGGTTGCTCGACTTCGTCGACAACATCCGGGTCGGCGTCCTGGGGGCGGTCGGTATCGCCCTGCTCTTCTTCACGGTCATCGCCCTGATGCAGAAGATCGAACGGGTCTTCAACCACATCTGGAACGTGCACCAACTGCGATCGATGTCGGCACGGTTCGCCAACTACCTGTCGGTACTGATGGTCGGCCCGGTGCTGGTGATCGCTGCCGGCAGCCTGACCGCCACCCTGCTTGCCGCCCCCGGCGTTCGCGAGTTTGCCGACCTGTCGGTGCTGGCCACCCTGCTCAAGTGGCTCGGGTATCTCGTCCCGCTGGCGATCTGGACCGGCGCGTTCGCCTTTCTCTACCTGTTCATCCCCAACACGCGGGTGCGGCCTGGCTCGGCGTTGGTCGGCGGGTTGGTGGCCGCGATTCTCTGGAATCTGTTGGGACTGTTGTTCGGCGGACTGGTCGCCGGATCGACCAGCTATACCGCCGTGTATTCGGCGTTCGCCTCACTGGTGCTGTTCCTGATCTGGCTGCAGATCGCCTGGATGATCGTGCTGGTGGGCGCAGGCATCAGCTATGCCTGGCAGCACAGCGACCGACTGACGTTGGGCAAGCCCGCACCGGTACACCCGGGGACGCGCCTGGCGGCGGCCATCGTGCTGCTCGACGAGATCGAGGGTCGCTTCGAGGCCGGCAAACTGCCGCCGGACCGTGACCAACTGGCCGAGCGAGTAGAGCACTACCGGGAACTGGCCCCGGTCTGGATCGATCCGCTGTTGGAAAAGCTGGTGGAGGCCGATCTGTTGCGCATCACCGAACCGGCCGACACCACCTGCTTTCTACCGGCCCGCCCGGGCGAGCGCATCACGCTGGCGGCGGTGGAGCAGGCGATCGAGGGCAGCGCACCCCACTTCCCCGGGCCGCTGGTGAAGGCCATCCCGGCCCTGGCACGCTTTGCCGAACACCGCCGGCAGTGGGAGGAGGACATGGGCGAGACGACGCTGGGCGCCACCCAGCCGGCATCCGACCGGGCGGACGATTCAACTCAACCCGAGACGTCCGTACCGCGCCAATAG
- the nth gene encoding endonuclease III, which yields MNPRTRREMFARFKRQRPEPTTELEYNSAFELLVAVVLSAQATDAGVNKATRPLFQRADTPQAIIDLGLDQLTEAIRTIGLYKTKARNVYALCQQLIDKHGGEVPADRDALEALPGVGRKTANVVLNTVFRQPTMAVDTHIFRVANRTGLAKGKTVRAVEDRLLKVIPREYRLDAHHWLILHGRYVCKARKPDCGACIVCDLCDFRDKTEDCSPELIARYATEEI from the coding sequence ATGAACCCCCGCACCCGACGCGAGATGTTCGCGCGCTTTAAGCGCCAACGTCCCGAGCCGACCACCGAGCTCGAGTACAACTCAGCCTTCGAACTGCTGGTCGCCGTGGTGTTGTCCGCCCAGGCGACCGATGCGGGCGTGAACAAGGCGACCCGGCCGCTATTCCAACGCGCCGACACGCCACAGGCGATTATCGACCTGGGGCTCGACCAATTGACCGAAGCGATTCGCACCATCGGCCTGTACAAGACCAAGGCCAGGAACGTCTACGCCCTTTGCCAACAACTGATCGACAAGCACGGCGGCGAGGTGCCCGCCGATCGCGATGCACTCGAGGCCCTGCCCGGCGTGGGCCGCAAGACGGCCAACGTCGTGCTCAACACCGTCTTTCGCCAGCCGACCATGGCCGTCGACACGCACATCTTTCGCGTCGCCAACCGCACCGGGCTGGCGAAGGGCAAGACCGTGCGCGCGGTCGAGGACCGGCTCTTGAAGGTGATCCCCCGGGAATACCGCCTCGATGCCCACCACTGGCTGATCCTGCATGGCCGCTACGTCTGCAAGGCCCGCAAGCCCGACTGCGGCGCCTGTATCGTCTGCGACCTGTGCGACTTCCGCGACAAGACCGAGGACTGCAGCCCCGAGCTGATCGCCCGCTACGCCACCGAAGAGATTTGA